A window from Micromonospora profundi encodes these proteins:
- a CDS encoding universal stress protein produces the protein MAAPADAEVLVGLGSEHDLAVVEQATREAAGHGRALHLLHVFNWQAAFSADTVAAPRQQAEELITQAAQLAHRIEPDLTVNAEIVEGAMLPTLIRRSETAFLLAVGDSGMAGSGQGVPAETSAVQLAARAGCPLLVVRREPPPQGPVLVGVDGSPSSHLALRWALACAARRDTPLLAMRVAETDEDTDAVAEQLGEAMDRHAHHHPEVSTECRVVRGDPGKVLVDTSRSAQVVLVAARGDEPGRAILGAVAQSLLYHSPAPVVVVRGLAEVPLAGPGTRPNRDRRP, from the coding sequence ACGCGGGAGGCCGCCGGGCACGGCCGAGCACTGCACCTGCTGCACGTCTTCAACTGGCAGGCGGCCTTCTCGGCGGACACCGTCGCCGCACCCCGACAGCAGGCCGAGGAGCTGATCACCCAGGCCGCCCAGCTCGCCCACCGGATCGAGCCCGATCTGACAGTGAACGCCGAGATCGTCGAGGGCGCCATGCTGCCCACCCTCATCCGCCGGTCCGAGACGGCCTTCCTGCTCGCGGTCGGCGACAGCGGGATGGCAGGCAGCGGCCAGGGCGTTCCCGCCGAGACATCTGCCGTGCAGTTGGCCGCGCGAGCCGGCTGCCCGCTGCTCGTGGTTCGCCGCGAACCTCCGCCACAGGGCCCGGTGCTGGTCGGCGTGGACGGTTCACCCAGCTCCCACCTTGCCCTGCGCTGGGCGCTGGCCTGCGCCGCGAGACGCGACACCCCCCTGCTGGCGATGCGGGTGGCGGAGACCGACGAGGACACCGACGCGGTCGCCGAGCAACTCGGCGAGGCCATGGACCGCCACGCCCACCACCACCCGGAGGTGTCCACCGAGTGCCGCGTCGTGCGCGGTGACCCAGGGAAGGTCCTTGTCGACACGTCCCGGTCGGCGCAGGTGGTGCTTGTCGCCGCCCGTGGCGACGAACCCGGACGAGCCATTCTGGGCGCCGTGGCCCAGTCCCTGCTCTACCACTCCCCCGCCCCCGTGGTCGTCGTACGCGGCCTGGCCGAGGTGCCGCTCGCCGGGCCGGGTACCCGCCCGAACCGGGACCGACGGCCCTGA